CAACAGCGTGGACTTGCCAGTGCCGTTGAGGCCCACCAACCCAATCTTATCCTTGGGCTTGATGTGCAGGCTGGCGCTGTCGTAGAGGGTGCGCGAGCCGAAATGGAAGTCGAGGTCAGAAATGGAAATCATGGTGTAGCCGAGTAGGGCCGCTGAACAGCGGGTGAGACGGAGTGCGGGGGGTAGGGCGAAAATCAGCCGCCGGCCCGCGCACGAGTGGCAACGCAAAGGTACGGCCGACAGGGGCGTAGCGCGAAGCGAAAGCTGCGCCTTACTCGCCGACCTTTGCGCCATGCCGGCTCCCGCTTCCTCCGAAACCATTCTGCTGATTGATGACGAAAATCACCTGCGCACCATCACGGCGCGGCTGCTGGAGCTGGAGGGCTACGCCGTGCTGCAAGCCCCCGATGCCTACCGCGGCCTGGCCCTGCTGGCCGAGCACGCCGACGATATTATCCTCATTCTCTGCGATGTAAAGCTGCCCGACGCCAACGGCGTGGAGCTACTGCCGCGCTTCCGGCAAAAAGCCCCGCTGGCCGAAGTGGTGCTGCTGACTGCCTACGGTACCGTGCCCGACAGCGTGCGCGCTATCAAGGCCGGGGCCTTCGACTACCTCACCAAGGGCGACTCCGACGACCAATTGGTGGTAGTAGTGGACCGCGCCGTGACCAAGGCCCGTCTCCAGCGCCGGGTGGCCGAGCTGGAAAAACAAGTGGGCCAGCGCGCCACCTTCGACACGATTATCGGCCACGCGCCGGCCCTGGAAGCGGCCAAGCACCTGGCCCGCCAGGTGGCACCCACCGAGGCTACGGTGTTGCTCGAAGGCCCCACCGGCGCGGGCAAGGAGCTGTTTGCCCAAGCCATTCACGAGGCCAGCCCCCGCAAAAACAAGCCGCTCGTGGCCGTCAATTGCAGCGCCTTCGCCAAAGATTTGCTGGAAAGCGAGCTATTCGGCTACAAAAAAGGTGCTTTTACCGGCGCAATGACCGATAAGAAAGGGTTGATAGAAGAAGCTAACGGCGGCACGCTGTTTCTGGACGAAATTGGGGAACTGGAGCTGAACCTGCAAGCCAAGCTGCTGCGGGTGCTGGAAAGTCAGGAGTTTATCAAAGTCGGTGACACCAGGCCGACCCGTGCCAACGTGCGCATCGTGGCTGCCACCAACCGCAGCCTCAAGCAAGAGGCCGAGCAAGGGCATTTCCGGCCCGATTTGTATTATCGGCTCTCCGTGTTTGTGGTGGCGGTGCCGTCGCTCAGCGCCCGCCGCGCCGATGTGCCAGCGCTGGTTGCCAGCTTTTTGCCCTACTTCGCGGGTAAGCTGCGGCGCAGTGCGCTGGTGCCCACCGCGGCCGCTTTGCAGCTGCTGCAAGCCTACCCCTGGCCCGGCAACGTGCGCGAGCTGCGCAACGTGCTGGAGCGCGCCGCCATCCTCACGCCGCCCGGCCAGCCCCTCGACGTAGCCAGCCTACCCCTCGAAGTGCAGCTGGCCGCCGCCCCGGCCCCCGGCCCCGCCCACGAGGACGAACGCAGCCTGCGCAACGCCGAGATGCAGCACATTCGGCGCATCTTGCTGGAAGCCAACGGCAACAAGGCCGAGGCGGCGCGGGTGCTGGGCATTGCGCACACGACGCTGTACCGCAAGATTCAGGAGTACGGGTTGTAGTAAGGGGTCAATAACAACGGGTAGCTGGCCTTACCGACTCACGCTGTGGGCGGGTAGGTCGCCGTTGAATTCGCCGTGTTGCAGCCAGAGCTCGAAGGCGACGGCCGACAGCCGCTCGGCCATGAAGAGGCGCATGGCGTAGCCGCGGTTTTCGAGGCAATAGCGCAGAAAGCCCGGCTCGGCCTGGCTGGTAGCGAAGCCGTGCGCCTGCACCGTCGCGCGGTAGGAGGGGGGTAGGGAGGCCAGCCAGTCAAAAAAATCGGTAGCCGTGAGGGTAAAACCGGTGGTCTGGGCGTAGTACGCCTTGGCGGCGTGGGTTATTTCGGCGAGCAGGTCGGGCATAGCGCGGGAGTAAAGCTGAAGAGGGAATTCTCCAGGTAGCAAGCCAACGCGGGGCCAACCGCCCCAAAAGGCCATTAGGCGCGTTCCCGGCGCACTTGCCGCCTGGCACCGGGCTAGCAAAACGCACACGCAGGCTAGCGAAACGCTAGCTCTCCTTAGGCTACCCACGCTGGAATACCGCCGGGTGGTAAAAATTAACTATTGACTATCAATTTCTTAGCTAAAAAAATAATAAGAAATGCTATTCGGGGCCAAGGCTTGCCAAGTGGTGGGCAACCCCGCTTTTGGGAACGAGCCAAGCTTTCTACTAATGTCGCCCGCCCTGATGATTCCCCTGCTGACTGCCGCTGGCCTGGCGGGCTTCTGGCTTTTCCGCTGGTCAGTTGACTTTTTCGACCACATTTAACCCTATCCCCACTGCTGCCATGATGCTTGCCCTGCTGCTGCTCTCCATCGCCACGTTTGGCTACCTCGGTTACGTGCTGCTGAAACCGGAGAAATTTTAAGTTGGGACTCTAGGTATTAGCGCTTAAGTTCTATGTCGCTACTATTTAAGCTCCTAAGACCCTAATCCCTAAGGCCATTGAACCCTACTACTAATGAATAAAGAACTACTCGGCATCCTCGTCGTTTTCGGTGCGACGGTGCTGCTGGCTTTGCCGCTTGGCCGCTACCTGGCCACTATTTACCGGGGCGACAAAAGTTGGTCCGACTTCCTGCTGCCGCTGGAGCGGCTGCTCTACCGCCTCGGCGGAGTGCGGCCCGAGCGTGAGATGACCTGGCAGCAGCACATGCTGGCGCTGCTGGCTATCAACCTGGTATGGTTTCTCTTTGCCCTGCTGGTGCTGTGCACGCAGGGCAGCCTACCCCTCAACCCCGACCACAACCCGAGCATGACGCCCGACCTGGCGTTTAACACGGCCATCTCGTTTCTAGTAAACTGCAACCTGCAGCATTACTCGGGCGAGTCGGGCCTGTCGTACCTCTCGCAGATTGTGGTCATTATGTTTCTGCAATTCGTGTCGGCCGCTACCGGCATGGCCGCCTGCGTGGTCGTTTTCAACGCCCTGAAAGAAGGCAGCACCGAAAAGCTCGGCAATTTTTACACCTACTTCGTGCGGAGCATCACGCGGGTGCTGGTGCCAATTTCGTTCCTCGTGGCGCTGGTGCTGGTGTTCCAGGGCTCGCCCATGACTATGCAGGGCAAAGCGGCCCTCGTAACCGTGCAGGGCGACAGCACGGCCGTGAGCCGCGGCCCGGCCGCCGCCATGATTGCCATTAAAGAGCTGGGTACCAACGGGGGCGGCTTCTTCGGGGCCAACTCGGCCCATCCGCTCGAAAACCCCACCTACATTACCAATATGGTGGAGAACTTCGTGCTGGTGCTGATTCCGATAGCGTTGGTGTTTGCTTTTGGCTACTACATCCGGCGGCCCCGGCTCTCCTACATGGTGTTTGGAGTGATGACCGTCGGCTTTTTGATGCTGCTGGCCCCCACTATATACTATGAGATGCACGGCAACCCCGCCATCGCGCACATGGGGGCCAACCAGCAGCTGGGCGCGATGGAGGGCAAGGAAATTCGCCTGGGCGCGCCGGCCTCGGCCTACTGGGGCATCACCAACACCATTATTTCGTGCGGCTCGGTCAATTCGATGCACGACTCCCACATGCCTATTTCGGGCATGTGCGAGCTGCTGGGCATGATGACTAACGCCTTTTACGGGGGGGTAGGGGTCGGCTTTCTCAACTTCTTCGTGTTCGTCATCATCGCCGTGTTTATCTCGGGGCTGATGGTGGGGCGCACGCCCGAGTTTCTGGGCAAGAAGATTGAGGCCCGCGAGATGAAGATTGCCATCATTGTGGCCCTATTGCACCCGCTGCTGATACTGGCTGGCACGGCGCTGGCTACCCACCTCTACGCCGGCAACCCCACCGAGTACGCCGCCTGGCTGAACAACCCCGGCTACCACGGTTTCTCTGAAATGCTCTACGAGTACACCTCCTCGGCCGCCAACAACGGCTCGGGCTTCGAGGGCCTCGGCGACAACACGCCCTGGTGGAACATCTCGACCGGCGTGGTGCTGCTACTCTCGCGCTTCCTACCCATCATCGGCCCGGTGGCCATTGCCGGCCTGCTGGCCCGCAAAAAATACATCCCTGAAAGCGCCGGCACCCTGCGCACCGACACGGGCACCTTCGGCATCATGGTCTTTTTCGTGATTTGGATTATCGCCGCGCTGGCTTTCTTCCCGGCCCTGGCGCTGGGCCCACTGGCCGAGCACTTCACGCTGTACTAGCGACGCGGCCGGCTTACCTCACGAGACCCCTCTGGGGCCGGCCCCCTCTCCTGCGGAGAGGGGAAGCCTGACGATTACTTATTTAAAAGCTCTGCACTCTTACTGTATGCTGCGCCGCTGGGGCTCCCCCTCTCCACAGGAGAGGGGGCCGGCCCCAGAGGGGTCTCGTGAGGTGAACGCGGAGGGCGACTTCCTACCCTAAAATGGCAACCCAATCCCAATCCCTCTTTCAACCCGCGCTCGTCGCGGAGGCCACGAAGCAGGCCTTCGTGAAACTCGACCCGCGCGTCATGTTCCGCAACCCGGTAATGTTCACCGTGGAGCTGGGCACCGTGGTCATGGGCATTGTCACCATTGGCCAGCTCGTGCGGCCCGATGCCAGCCAGGGCAGCTTCGGCTACAACCTCACGGTATTTATCGTGCTGTTTATGACGCTCTTATTTGCCAACTTCGCCGAGGCTATTGCCGAGGCGCGGGGCAAAGCGCAGGCCGATTCGCTGCGCAAAACCCGCCAGGACACGCCCGCCAAGGTGCGCCAGCCCGACGGCTCGTTCACGAGCGTCAACTCGGCGCAGCTGCAAAAAGGCCAGGTGTTCGTGGTGGAGGCCGGTGAGATTATCCCCACCGATGGCGAGATTATCGAGGGCTTGGCCACCATCGACGAGTCGGCCATTACCGGCGAGTCGGCCCCGGTTATCCGTGAGTCGGGCGGCGATAAATCGTCGGTCACGGGCGGCACGATGGTGCTCTCCGACCGCATCGTGGTGCTGGTGACCACGGCCCCCGGCGAGTCGTTTCTGGACAAGATGATTGCGCTTGTGGAGGGCGCGTCGCGTCAGAAAACGCCCAATGAAATTGCCCTTACCATTCTGCTGGCCGGCTTCACGCTGGTGTTCGTGATTGTCTGCGTCACGCTGGAGCCTTTTTCGCGCTATGCCAAAACGCCCATTGCGGTGGCCTCGTTTATTGCGCTGTTCGTGTGTCTGATTCCGACCACTATCGGCGGGCTGCTCTCGGCCATCGGCATTGCGGGCATGGACCGCGCCCTGCGGGCCAACGTCATCACCAAGAGTGGCAAAGCCGTGGAAACGGCCGGCGATATCGACGTGTTGCTGCTCGATAAAACGGGTACCATTACCATCGGCAACCGCAAGGCGACCCACTTCTGGCCCGCGCCCGGCGTGAGCGAGCGCGAGCTGGTGGAAGCCGCTACCCTCAGCTCGCTGCACGACGAAACCCCTGAGGGTAAGAGCATTGTGGAGCTGGCCCAGCAGGTGCGCCGCCAAGATGCGGCCGACCTCCAGCAACGCGCCCAGGGTAGCGAGGCCATCAAGTTCACGGCCGAAACCCGCAGCTCAGGCGTGACCCTGGCCGGCGGCGTGCGCATCCGCAAAGGCGCTTCCGATGCCATTCGCATCTTGGCCAACGCCGCTGGCCAGGAGTTTCCGAGCGAAACCACCCAGCAGGTAGCCAAGGTAGCCAGCAACGGCGGCACGCCGCTGGTGGTGAGCCAGGACGACCGCATTCTGGGGGTAGTCGAGTTGCAGGACATCATCAAGCCCGGCATTCAGGAGCGCTTTGAGCGCCTGCGCCGCATGGGCATCAAAACCGTGATGGTGACTGGCGATAACCCCCTCACGGCCAAGTTTATCGCCGAAAAAGCCGGCGTGGACGACTTCATCGCCGAGGCTAAGCCGGAGGATAAGATGAAGTACATCCGCGCCGAGCAGCAGGCCGGTAAACTGGTGGCCATGATGGGCGACGGTACCAACGACGCCCCCGCCCTGGCCCAGGCCGACGTGGGGGTAGCGATGAACTCCGGCACCCAGGCCGCCAAAGAGGCCGGCAACATGGTAGACCTCGACAACGACCCCACTAAACTCATTGAGGTAGTGGAGATTGGCAAGCAGCTGCTCATGACGCGCGGCACGCTCACTACCTTCTCCATCGCCAACGACGTGGCCAAGTACTTTGCCATCGTGCCGGCCTTGTTCATGGTCGCCATTCCGGCCCTGGGCGCGCTCAATGTGATGGGCCTGAAGTCGCCGCAGTCGGCTATTCTGAGCGCCGTTATTTTCAACGCACTCATCATTCCGGCGCTGGTGCCGCTAGCCCTGAAAGGGGTGGCCTACCAGGCCGTGGGCGCGTCAGCGCTGCTACGCCGCAACCTGCTCATTTATGGCCTCGGCGGGGTAATAGTGCCCTTTATCGGTATCAAAATCATTGACCTGATAGTAGGCGTGTTTTTGTAAAACGGAGTGGCAATCCGTTCCCGTTCGCGCCGGTAGCACCTTGTTAAACAACGATTAACGGAGTACTACTCCGTTTTACCCAGTAAAACCATGAAATCCCAATTCCTCCCCGCCCTGCGCCTGACCCTTGTGCTTATGGTGCTATGCTGCGGTATTTACCCGGCCCTGGTGTGGGCCGCCGCGCAGCTGGCACCCGGACGGGGCGAGGGCGTGCAGGTGCGCCAGAACGGCCGCCTCGTGGGCTTCGCCAACGTGGGCCAGCGCTTCGACAGGCCTGAGTATTTCAATTCGCGGCCCTCGGCGGTCAGCTACCACGCCGACGGCTCGGGCGGCTCGAACAAGGGGCCCAGCAACCCCGATTATCTGAAAGTAGTGCAGGCCCGGCTCGATACGTTTTTGTTGAAAAACCCCAGCGTAAACCGCGCCGACGTGCCCGCCGAGCTGCTCACGGCCAGTGGCTCGGGCCTCGACCCCGACCTCTCGCCGCAGGGCGCGCTGGTGCAGGTGCCCCGCGTGGCCAGGGCCCGCGGCCTGGCCCCGGAGCAGGTGCGCAGCCTGGTGCAGCAGCATATCACGCCGGGGATTTTAGGCCCCGACAAGGTAAACGTGCTGGCTCTGAACCTGGCTCTGGACGCGCTAAAGGGCCGCTAAGCCCCGCTGGCGGGCTGCGGGAAGCTATAAAAGCATATTTCTTGTATGAGCAGGTTTTTTGTTGAAACTCTCTTTTATTATGAAAATACATTTACCTACCGGCTTGCTGGCTTTGCTGCTTGCCCTACCCCTTGCCAGCCAGGCCCAGGCCCCGGCCGATACTACCCACCACGGCGGCCTACCCGTCGTAGATGGCTCCAACGGGCGTTGCCTGCCATCGCCCATTTTAGGGCCTTATCCAGTGTCGGAGTGGGACGGCTCGCCCGTTATTGGCTTGCCCAGCGAGGGTACCGACTACCCCCTGCAAAAGGCGCTGGGCCTGGCCAAAAGCCGCTTCAAAATCTACGGCTGGGCCAGCATCGGGGGTAACCTGAGTACTTCGCACAACTCGAACGCGCCCACGGCCTACAACCTCGTGCCCAACAGGGTGGTGCTCGACCAGGTAATTATTCGCATGGAGCGCCAGCCCAACACCGTGCAGACCGACCACGCCGACTGGGGCTTTCTGGTGGATAATATCTACGGCATTGACTACCGCTACACCATCGCCAAGGGAATTTTCAGCGACCAGCTGCTGAAAAAAAACAACCTCTATGGCTACGACCCTACCCAGGTGTACGCCCTGCTCTATCTGCCTAAAATAGCGCAGGGAATGCTCCTGAAAGTAGGCCGCTTTATCTCGCCGGCCGATATTGAGGCGCAGTGGGCTCCTGATAATTATCTCTACTCGCACTCGCTCATGTTTGCCGTGGACCCCTACACCTTTAGTGGGGCGCAGGCCACCATCCGCTTCAGCCCCTACTGGCAGATTGAGCTGGGCGTGCACGGCGGCAACGACGTGGCCCTATGGAGCAATTCGGCCCACCTCAATGGGCTGGCGATGTTCCGCTGGGTATCGCGCAACAACAACAACTCGGTGTATGCCGGCATTAACTCTGTTGGCAGCGGCCAGTATAGCAACAACCACGATAACCTGCAGATGGCCGTGGCCACCTGGGGCCACCGCTTCAACGGCACCGTGCACATGATGACCGAAGGCTATTACCTCTGGCAGTTCAACTCCTTGATGGGCGGCACCGTCATCGACGGGCCGGGCCAGCGCTTCTATGAAAACACCGGCGCTGGTGCCTTCACGCCCGGCCTCGCGCACGCCGTGGGGGCCGTTAACTACTTCCAGGTGCTGCTGGGCGCGAAAGACTACCTTTCCATCCGCAACGACCTGCTGATGGACCCTCAGGGCAACCGCACCAGCTACGCCACTTCGTATTCCAGCCATACCATCGGCTTGGTACACACCTTTAACTCGCTGCTACGCATTCGGCCCGAAGTGCGCTACGAGCGGGCCTACGCCGCCGGGGCCACGCCCTACGACAATGGCCTGAAGCGCGACCAGTTTCAGGTCGCGGCGGACGCGGTTATTCGCTTCTGAGGCTGTTTTTTGGCGTAGTCGACACCGCTACCGGCTCGGCCGATTCTTTATCAACCATTATCACTCTTCTCTCCCCTGTTCAATACCTGTGATAGGCAGCCTCGCTGGCTGTCGGCCAGGTATTGATTACCACCCCATTCATTTTTTATGAAAAAGCAATTTACCTCCACTTTAGTTGCTACGGGCTGCCTGTTGGCCCTACATGCGACCGCCCAGGCGCAGGTTACCCTCTCGCCGGCCGAGCGCCAGGCCATTATCAACCAGATTAAGCAAGAAATGCGCGACAGCGCAGCCCTCACCGCTACAAACCGGGTGATTTCCAACGACCTAACGGTAACCAAGACGGATACTGGCAAGTACACGGAGCCTTTTGCCTGGGGCGACTTTACCTGGGTGCAGGGAGCTAATCGCCAGAAAAAAGCGTTGCTCGACTCCAAATACTTCACCGGCGGCACTACCATCGACTGCAATTATAACTACTCGTTTGCCCGGCCCATCGACCACACTAACTCCGGTTCGACGGCCACATTCCGTTCAAACGAATTTAACATCTCGTATATCGAGGCGGGCGGTGAGTTTCACGACCCCAAGACGGGAGCACGGGCCAAGCTATTTTTGCAGTTTGGCACCCGCGCTACTGGCATTCCGCGCAACGACAATACGCCCTTGCGCGGCCAGTTTGACCTGTACACGGCCCTGCGCTTCGTGACCGAAGGCTACGCGGGCATTCACATCAACAAGATGCACGGCATCAACATCGACTTTGGTATCTTCAAGTCGTATGT
The genomic region above belongs to Hymenobacter psoromatis and contains:
- a CDS encoding sigma-54-dependent transcriptional regulator — its product is MPAPASSETILLIDDENHLRTITARLLELEGYAVLQAPDAYRGLALLAEHADDIILILCDVKLPDANGVELLPRFRQKAPLAEVVLLTAYGTVPDSVRAIKAGAFDYLTKGDSDDQLVVVVDRAVTKARLQRRVAELEKQVGQRATFDTIIGHAPALEAAKHLARQVAPTEATVLLEGPTGAGKELFAQAIHEASPRKNKPLVAVNCSAFAKDLLESELFGYKKGAFTGAMTDKKGLIEEANGGTLFLDEIGELELNLQAKLLRVLESQEFIKVGDTRPTRANVRIVAATNRSLKQEAEQGHFRPDLYYRLSVFVVAVPSLSARRADVPALVASFLPYFAGKLRRSALVPTAAALQLLQAYPWPGNVRELRNVLERAAILTPPGQPLDVASLPLEVQLAAAPAPGPAHEDERSLRNAEMQHIRRILLEANGNKAEAARVLGIAHTTLYRKIQEYGL
- a CDS encoding potassium-transporting ATPase subunit F, which codes for MTFSTTFNPIPTAAMMLALLLLSIATFGYLGYVLLKPEKF
- the kdpA gene encoding potassium-transporting ATPase subunit KdpA, which encodes MNKELLGILVVFGATVLLALPLGRYLATIYRGDKSWSDFLLPLERLLYRLGGVRPEREMTWQQHMLALLAINLVWFLFALLVLCTQGSLPLNPDHNPSMTPDLAFNTAISFLVNCNLQHYSGESGLSYLSQIVVIMFLQFVSAATGMAACVVVFNALKEGSTEKLGNFYTYFVRSITRVLVPISFLVALVLVFQGSPMTMQGKAALVTVQGDSTAVSRGPAAAMIAIKELGTNGGGFFGANSAHPLENPTYITNMVENFVLVLIPIALVFAFGYYIRRPRLSYMVFGVMTVGFLMLLAPTIYYEMHGNPAIAHMGANQQLGAMEGKEIRLGAPASAYWGITNTIISCGSVNSMHDSHMPISGMCELLGMMTNAFYGGVGVGFLNFFVFVIIAVFISGLMVGRTPEFLGKKIEAREMKIAIIVALLHPLLILAGTALATHLYAGNPTEYAAWLNNPGYHGFSEMLYEYTSSAANNGSGFEGLGDNTPWWNISTGVVLLLSRFLPIIGPVAIAGLLARKKYIPESAGTLRTDTGTFGIMVFFVIWIIAALAFFPALALGPLAEHFTLY
- the kdpB gene encoding potassium-transporting ATPase subunit KdpB; its protein translation is MATQSQSLFQPALVAEATKQAFVKLDPRVMFRNPVMFTVELGTVVMGIVTIGQLVRPDASQGSFGYNLTVFIVLFMTLLFANFAEAIAEARGKAQADSLRKTRQDTPAKVRQPDGSFTSVNSAQLQKGQVFVVEAGEIIPTDGEIIEGLATIDESAITGESAPVIRESGGDKSSVTGGTMVLSDRIVVLVTTAPGESFLDKMIALVEGASRQKTPNEIALTILLAGFTLVFVIVCVTLEPFSRYAKTPIAVASFIALFVCLIPTTIGGLLSAIGIAGMDRALRANVITKSGKAVETAGDIDVLLLDKTGTITIGNRKATHFWPAPGVSERELVEAATLSSLHDETPEGKSIVELAQQVRRQDAADLQQRAQGSEAIKFTAETRSSGVTLAGGVRIRKGASDAIRILANAAGQEFPSETTQQVAKVASNGGTPLVVSQDDRILGVVELQDIIKPGIQERFERLRRMGIKTVMVTGDNPLTAKFIAEKAGVDDFIAEAKPEDKMKYIRAEQQAGKLVAMMGDGTNDAPALAQADVGVAMNSGTQAAKEAGNMVDLDNDPTKLIEVVEIGKQLLMTRGTLTTFSIANDVAKYFAIVPALFMVAIPALGALNVMGLKSPQSAILSAVIFNALIIPALVPLALKGVAYQAVGASALLRRNLLIYGLGGVIVPFIGIKIIDLIVGVFL
- the kdpC gene encoding potassium-transporting ATPase subunit KdpC — encoded protein: MKSQFLPALRLTLVLMVLCCGIYPALVWAAAQLAPGRGEGVQVRQNGRLVGFANVGQRFDRPEYFNSRPSAVSYHADGSGGSNKGPSNPDYLKVVQARLDTFLLKNPSVNRADVPAELLTASGSGLDPDLSPQGALVQVPRVARARGLAPEQVRSLVQQHITPGILGPDKVNVLALNLALDALKGR
- a CDS encoding outer membrane beta-barrel protein → MKIHLPTGLLALLLALPLASQAQAPADTTHHGGLPVVDGSNGRCLPSPILGPYPVSEWDGSPVIGLPSEGTDYPLQKALGLAKSRFKIYGWASIGGNLSTSHNSNAPTAYNLVPNRVVLDQVIIRMERQPNTVQTDHADWGFLVDNIYGIDYRYTIAKGIFSDQLLKKNNLYGYDPTQVYALLYLPKIAQGMLLKVGRFISPADIEAQWAPDNYLYSHSLMFAVDPYTFSGAQATIRFSPYWQIELGVHGGNDVALWSNSAHLNGLAMFRWVSRNNNNSVYAGINSVGSGQYSNNHDNLQMAVATWGHRFNGTVHMMTEGYYLWQFNSLMGGTVIDGPGQRFYENTGAGAFTPGLAHAVGAVNYFQVLLGAKDYLSIRNDLLMDPQGNRTSYATSYSSHTIGLVHTFNSLLRIRPEVRYERAYAAGATPYDNGLKRDQFQVAADAVIRF